A stretch of the Poseidonibacter parvus genome encodes the following:
- the pta gene encoding phosphate acetyltransferase → MGLIESIKEKAKSNLKTIVLPETEDERVLKAAQQVLDEKTANVVLIGNEETIKTQAASCGAFIGGATIIDPKSFDGIEKYIDELVELRAKKGLTREEATEIMTTEPRFFGCMMVRLGDADGLVAGSNSPTADVLKAAIQVIKTAPGIKTVSSAFVMETADGKFGDNGLILFADCAVLPDPNAEQLADIASSTAATASSVVGLDPRVAMLSFSTMGSAKHPLVDKVQNAVQILKDRNVDFAFDGEMQADAAIVEAIGAKKAPGSKVAGHANVLVFPDLQAGNIGYKLVQRFAGADAHGPIVQGLAKPVNDLSRGCSVEDISNLVAITATQA, encoded by the coding sequence ATGGGTTTAATCGAAAGTATTAAAGAGAAAGCAAAATCAAATTTAAAGACTATTGTTCTTCCAGAGACAGAAGATGAAAGAGTACTTAAAGCTGCTCAACAAGTATTAGATGAAAAAACAGCAAATGTTGTTTTAATTGGTAATGAAGAGACTATTAAAACTCAAGCTGCATCTTGTGGAGCTTTTATTGGTGGAGCTACAATTATTGATCCTAAGTCATTTGATGGTATTGAAAAATATATTGATGAGTTAGTTGAACTTAGAGCAAAAAAAGGTTTAACTAGAGAAGAAGCTACAGAAATCATGACTACAGAACCAAGATTTTTTGGTTGTATGATGGTAAGACTTGGCGATGCTGATGGTTTAGTTGCTGGTTCAAACTCACCGACTGCTGATGTTTTAAAAGCTGCAATTCAAGTTATTAAAACAGCTCCTGGTATTAAAACAGTATCATCTGCTTTTGTTATGGAAACAGCTGATGGTAAATTTGGAGATAATGGTTTAATTCTTTTTGCAGATTGTGCTGTATTACCAGATCCAAATGCTGAGCAATTAGCTGATATTGCATCTTCAACTGCTGCAACTGCTAGTTCTGTAGTTGGTTTAGATCCAAGAGTTGCAATGTTATCATTCTCAACAATGGGAAGTGCTAAGCATCCATTAGTTGATAAAGTACAAAATGCTGTACAAATCTTAAAGGATAGAAACGTTGATTTCGCTTTTGATGGTGAAATGCAAGCAGATGCTGCAATTGTTGAAGCTATTGGAGCAAAAAAAGCACCAGGTTCAAAAGTTGCTGGTCATGCAAATGTATTAGTATTCCCAGATTTACAAGCAGGAAACATTGGATATAAATTAGTTCAAAGATTTGCAGGAGCGGATGCTCATGGACCAATTGTTCAAGGTTTAGCAAAACCTGTAAATGATCTTTCAAGAGGTTGTTCAGTAGAAGATATCTCAAATTTAGTTGCAATTACAGCAACTCAAGCATAA
- a CDS encoding 3'-5' exonuclease gives MFNQIKNYFNKKNLKDEKYSYLFDKANDDEFVCFDCETTGLDPKVDDIISIGAVIIKNNTIISSKKFVRFVKPKTKLQIEAIKVHHIREMDLEEAEDIDNVIEEFLDFIGNRKLVGYYLEFDIAMINKYIKPKLGIYLPNKNYEVSAIYYDYKIEKIPQANIDLRFDTIMRDLQIPTMGKHDAYNDAVMTALIFVKLTNFPKVKIR, from the coding sequence ATGTTTAATCAAATAAAAAACTACTTTAATAAAAAAAATCTAAAAGATGAAAAGTACTCTTATCTTTTTGATAAAGCTAATGATGATGAATTTGTCTGCTTTGATTGTGAAACTACAGGTTTAGATCCAAAAGTTGATGATATTATATCTATAGGTGCTGTAATTATAAAAAACAATACAATAATTTCAAGTAAAAAGTTTGTAAGATTTGTAAAGCCAAAGACAAAACTACAAATAGAAGCAATAAAAGTTCATCATATAAGAGAGATGGATTTAGAAGAAGCAGAAGATATTGATAATGTTATTGAAGAATTTCTTGACTTTATTGGCAATAGAAAACTTGTTGGTTATTACTTAGAGTTTGATATTGCAATGATAAATAAATACATAAAACCAAAACTTGGAATATACCTACCAAATAAAAATTATGAAGTATCTGCAATTTATTATGATTATAAAATTGAAAAAATTCCTCAAGCAAATATTGATTTAAGATTTGACACGATAATGAGAGATTTGCAAATTCCTACTATGGGAAAACATGATGCATATAATGATGCAGTTATGACTGCTTTAATATTTGTAAAACTAACAAATTTTCCAAAAGTTAAAATCAGATAG
- a CDS encoding putative nucleotidyltransferase substrate binding domain-containing protein has product MSILEQTTFLKSIHPFENLTKAQLEKFAEALDIVYLKKDEIIQKQGDEPENIYFILKGLVQEKHEDEVLSIYSNNEFFDPISLIENYSKHTFVTAQETICYVLAKEVFIKTLRENSLLESFFFQSISQKLNANINNEKNKELSNLMVAKVKEANVHRAIVLPYETSIFDAVTTIKKEKVPTLLLKDDENKMYIVTDSDFREKVILNRMDFDDIVGKISNEGLVYVNENDFLFNAQLIMAKHGLKRVVVKNDNDEICGIIDQISLSSFFATHTFSVSNTIAKAETIEELKKASQSFTKIIKSLNAKGVKVDFISKLINQLNRNVMDKLFKMTAPKELLTNACLVVMGSEGRGEQILKTDQDNALIIDDNCSLSDEEILKFTHEYTEYLVDFGFPRCEGNIMVSNPYWCRRQKDYKDLIYEWITQPSGDNFMNLAIFYDAMAVNENRAMLTELKEYIFKIGSTSKTFYMHFAKIIMDFDVPLGFFDGFVFDSKNKEHNNEIDIKKGGIFIIVQSIRTLSLEYKSMRLNTIKRIKELQEKGELDEEFASELIEAFKFLLTIKLKSNLEKMDSGEVIDNYINPDNLNTMEKDLLKDSFKIVNRLKKKLEHHYKLNYV; this is encoded by the coding sequence ATGAGTATACTAGAACAAACAACTTTTCTAAAATCAATTCACCCTTTTGAAAATCTTACAAAAGCTCAGTTAGAGAAATTTGCTGAAGCCTTAGATATTGTCTACTTGAAAAAAGATGAAATTATACAAAAGCAAGGAGACGAACCAGAAAATATTTACTTTATTTTAAAAGGTTTAGTTCAAGAAAAACATGAAGATGAAGTTTTATCAATCTATTCAAATAATGAGTTTTTTGATCCAATTTCTCTAATTGAAAATTATTCTAAACATACTTTTGTAACTGCTCAAGAGACTATTTGTTATGTCTTAGCAAAAGAAGTTTTTATTAAAACTTTACGAGAAAATAGCTTATTAGAGAGTTTTTTCTTTCAATCAATATCTCAAAAACTAAATGCAAATATTAATAATGAAAAAAACAAAGAACTTTCAAATTTAATGGTAGCAAAGGTAAAAGAAGCAAATGTCCATCGGGCTATAGTTTTGCCTTATGAAACATCTATTTTTGATGCAGTTACTACAATCAAAAAAGAGAAAGTTCCAACTTTACTTTTAAAAGATGATGAGAATAAAATGTATATTGTTACAGATTCAGATTTTAGAGAAAAAGTAATTTTAAATAGAATGGATTTTGATGATATTGTTGGAAAAATATCAAATGAAGGTCTAGTATACGTTAATGAAAATGATTTTTTGTTTAATGCACAATTAATCATGGCTAAACATGGATTAAAAAGAGTCGTAGTAAAAAATGATAATGATGAAATTTGTGGAATTATTGACCAAATATCTTTATCTTCTTTCTTTGCAACACATACATTCTCTGTATCAAATACAATTGCAAAAGCCGAAACAATTGAAGAATTAAAAAAAGCAAGTCAATCTTTTACAAAAATTATAAAATCTCTTAATGCAAAAGGTGTAAAAGTAGATTTTATTTCTAAATTAATTAATCAATTAAATAGAAATGTAATGGATAAACTATTTAAAATGACTGCACCAAAAGAATTATTAACAAATGCCTGTCTTGTTGTTATGGGTAGTGAAGGGAGAGGTGAGCAAATACTAAAAACGGACCAAGATAATGCTTTAATAATAGATGATAATTGTTCTTTAAGCGATGAAGAAATATTAAAATTCACACATGAATATACTGAATATCTTGTTGATTTTGGATTTCCTAGATGTGAAGGTAATATTATGGTTTCAAATCCATATTGGTGTAGAAGACAAAAAGATTATAAAGATCTAATTTATGAATGGATAACACAACCAAGTGGTGATAACTTTATGAATCTTGCAATTTTTTATGATGCAATGGCTGTAAATGAAAATAGAGCAATGCTTACAGAACTAAAAGAATATATTTTTAAAATAGGCTCAACTTCAAAAACATTTTATATGCATTTTGCAAAAATCATTATGGATTTTGATGTTCCTTTAGGTTTCTTTGATGGTTTTGTTTTTGATTCAAAAAATAAAGAACATAATAATGAAATTGATATTAAAAAAGGTGGTATTTTTATAATTGTACAAAGTATAAGAACATTATCTTTAGAATATAAATCAATGAGATTAAATACAATAAAAAGAATCAAGGAACTTCAAGAAAAAGGAGAACTTGATGAAGAGTTTGCTTCAGAATTAATTGAAGCATTTAAATTCTTATTAACAATAAAATTAAAATCTAATCTTGAAAAAATGGATAGTGGTGAAGTTATTGATAATTATATAAATCCCGATAATTTAAATACAATGGAAAAAGATTTATTAAAAGACAGTTTTAAAATTGTTAATAGATTAAAGAAAAAACTAGAGCATCATTATAAGTTGAATTATGTTTAA
- a CDS encoding cation acetate symporter, with translation MLKILTLITIFALTAFAAGDAEFEAVQRDLNIPAIIMFLIFIAGTLGITYWAASKTKSASDFYTAGGGITGFQNGLAIAGDYMSAAAFLGVSGLIYLKGYDGVIYAVSFLVGWPVILFFMAEKLRNLGKFTFADIAAYRLGQKEIRTLAAFGSIAVVILYLIAQMVGAGKLIQVLFGMEYEYAVFMVGALMIVYVTFGGMLATTWVQIIKACLLLSGVSFMAIMVLYHFDFSFESLAVQAVENHSAGESILAPGGFISDPISAISLGMALMLGTAGLPHVLMRFFTVGNAKEARKSVVYATGFVGYFWIIITIVGFGAIAFLNSADGAQYFVDGKLFGGNNMASIHLSHMLGGNAFLGFISAVAFATILAVVSGLTLAGASAISHDIYANVINPNATDEKVVKISKITVIIVGIVGVTLGIAFEQQNIAYMVGLAFGIAASANFPILFLSIYWRGLTTRGAFIGGFIGLITAVTLVIIGPIVWVSILGNEEALFPYKHPALFSVTLAFVSIWFFSKTDNSQRGKDEKEMFRAQNVRANTGIGSAGAVDH, from the coding sequence ATGCTTAAAATATTAACACTAATTACAATTTTTGCACTAACAGCGTTTGCTGCTGGTGATGCTGAATTTGAAGCGGTTCAAAGAGATCTTAATATTCCTGCGATTATTATGTTCTTAATTTTTATTGCTGGTACACTTGGTATTACTTACTGGGCTGCTAGTAAAACTAAATCTGCAAGTGATTTTTATACTGCTGGTGGTGGAATTACAGGTTTTCAAAATGGTTTAGCAATTGCTGGAGATTACATGTCTGCTGCTGCATTCTTAGGAGTTTCAGGTCTTATTTACTTAAAAGGTTATGATGGTGTTATCTATGCAGTTTCATTCCTAGTTGGTTGGCCAGTTATTTTATTCTTTATGGCAGAAAAGTTAAGAAACTTAGGTAAATTTACTTTTGCTGATATTGCTGCTTATAGATTAGGCCAAAAAGAAATTAGAACTCTTGCTGCGTTTGGTTCTATTGCCGTTGTAATTTTATATTTAATTGCTCAAATGGTTGGAGCTGGTAAATTAATTCAAGTATTATTTGGTATGGAATATGAATATGCTGTATTCATGGTTGGTGCATTAATGATTGTATATGTTACATTTGGTGGAATGCTAGCAACTACTTGGGTACAAATTATCAAAGCTTGTTTATTACTTTCAGGTGTATCATTCATGGCAATTATGGTTTTATATCACTTTGATTTCTCTTTTGAATCTTTAGCAGTTCAAGCTGTTGAAAATCATTCAGCAGGTGAATCAATTCTTGCTCCTGGTGGATTTATTTCTGACCCTATTTCTGCTATTTCTTTAGGTATGGCTCTTATGTTAGGAACTGCTGGTTTACCTCACGTTCTTATGAGATTTTTTACTGTTGGTAATGCTAAGGAAGCAAGAAAATCTGTTGTTTATGCAACTGGTTTTGTTGGTTATTTCTGGATTATTATTACAATCGTTGGTTTTGGTGCAATTGCATTCTTAAACTCTGCAGATGGAGCTCAATACTTCGTAGATGGTAAGTTATTTGGTGGAAATAATATGGCTTCTATTCACTTATCACATATGTTAGGTGGAAATGCATTCTTAGGATTTATTTCAGCTGTTGCATTTGCTACTATTTTAGCAGTTGTTTCTGGTCTTACACTTGCAGGTGCTTCTGCAATATCTCATGATATTTATGCAAATGTTATTAACCCAAATGCAACTGACGAAAAAGTTGTAAAAATTTCTAAAATTACAGTTATAATCGTTGGAATTGTTGGTGTTACACTTGGTATTGCATTTGAGCAACAAAATATTGCTTATATGGTTGGATTAGCGTTTGGTATTGCTGCATCTGCTAACTTCCCAATTTTATTCTTATCTATTTACTGGAGAGGATTAACAACGAGAGGTGCATTTATTGGTGGATTTATCGGTCTTATCACTGCTGTTACTCTTGTAATTATTGGGCCAATTGTATGGGTTTCTATTTTAGGAAATGAAGAAGCTTTATTCCCTTATAAACACCCTGCTTTATTCTCAGTAACTTTAGCATTTGTTTCAATTTGGTTCTTCTCTAAAACAGATAATTCTCAAAGAGGAAAAGATGAAAAAGAGATGTTTAGAGCTCAAAATGTTAGAGCAAATACTGGTATTGGGTCAGCTGGAGCTGTTGATCATTAG
- a CDS encoding DUF485 domain-containing protein — protein MNKDLVERIESNPKYQELVSKRTSFGIKLGVFVLVMFYTFIMVIAFNKEVLATKIGDGVTTIAFPIALAILVISFITTLIYVKRANGEFEDLTNEIKKDVKDLI, from the coding sequence ATGAACAAGGACTTAGTTGAACGAATTGAATCTAATCCAAAGTATCAAGAATTAGTATCTAAAAGAACTAGTTTCGGTATAAAATTAGGTGTTTTTGTATTAGTAATGTTTTATACATTTATCATGGTAATTGCATTTAACAAAGAAGTATTAGCAACAAAAATTGGTGATGGAGTTACTACAATAGCTTTTCCAATTGCTTTAGCAATCTTAGTTATTAGTTTTATTACAACTCTTATTTATGTAAAAAGAGCAAATGGTGAGTTTGAAGACTTAACAAATGAAATTAAAAAAGATGTAAAGGATTTAATTTAA
- a CDS encoding cation acetate symporter, with amino-acid sequence MFRILALISIFAIAAFAAGDAEFEAVQRDINIPAIVMFFVFIGATLGVTYWAASKTKSASDFYTAGGGITGFQNGMAIAGDYMSAASFLGLSGLVYLKGYDGLVYAVGFLVGWPVILFLMAEKLRNLGKFTFADIAAFRLGQKEIRVLAAFGSLSVVTLYLIAQMVGSGKLIQVLFGLEYEYAVMLVGVMMIIYVTFGGMLATTWVQIIKAVLLLSGVTFMAFLILQQFDFDFTLLATKAVETHTLGQDIMAPGGFISDPISAISLGLALMLGTAGLPHVLMRFFTVGNAKEARKSVVYATGFIGYFYLVIAIIGLGAIVFLNSDAGAQYFVDGKLFGGNNMAAIHLSHFVGGDIFLGFISAVAFATILAVVSGLTLAGASAISHDIYANVICKGKADEAKEMAVSKRSVIIIGVVGVALGIAFEHQNIAFMVGLAFAIAASANFPILFLSIYWSKLTTRGAFIGGLMGLITAVVLVILGPVVWVSVLGNEEAIFPYKHPALFSVAVAFISIWFFSITDKSQRAKDEIHAFEAQKVRAETGFGADGAVDH; translated from the coding sequence ATGTTTAGAATTTTAGCACTAATTTCTATTTTTGCAATTGCTGCATTCGCAGCTGGTGATGCAGAATTTGAAGCGGTTCAAAGAGATATTAATATTCCTGCGATTGTAATGTTCTTTGTATTTATTGGAGCAACTTTAGGTGTTACTTATTGGGCAGCTAGCAAAACAAAATCTGCAAGTGACTTTTATACAGCAGGTGGAGGAATAACTGGATTCCAAAATGGTATGGCAATTGCTGGTGATTATATGTCAGCTGCATCATTCCTTGGACTTTCTGGTTTAGTTTACTTAAAAGGTTATGATGGTTTAGTTTATGCAGTTGGATTCTTAGTTGGATGGCCTGTAATTTTATTCTTAATGGCTGAAAAATTAAGAAACTTAGGTAAATTTACTTTTGCCGATATTGCAGCTTTTAGACTTGGTCAAAAAGAAATTAGAGTATTAGCAGCATTTGGTTCTTTATCAGTTGTTACATTATATTTAATCGCACAAATGGTTGGTTCTGGAAAATTAATTCAAGTATTATTTGGTTTAGAATATGAATATGCTGTAATGCTTGTTGGTGTTATGATGATTATTTATGTTACTTTTGGTGGTATGCTTGCAACTACTTGGGTACAAATTATTAAAGCAGTTTTATTATTATCAGGTGTAACATTTATGGCATTCTTGATTTTACAACAATTTGATTTTGATTTTACATTATTAGCTACAAAAGCTGTTGAAACACATACCTTAGGTCAAGATATTATGGCACCAGGTGGTTTTATTTCTGATCCTATTTCTGCTATTTCACTTGGTCTTGCATTAATGTTAGGAACTGCTGGTTTACCTCATGTTTTAATGAGATTCTTTACAGTTGGTAATGCAAAGGAAGCAAGAAAATCTGTTGTTTATGCAACTGGTTTTATTGGTTACTTCTATTTAGTAATTGCAATTATCGGATTAGGAGCAATTGTTTTCTTAAATTCTGATGCAGGTGCACAGTATTTTGTTGATGGAAAACTATTTGGTGGAAATAATATGGCTGCAATTCACTTATCACATTTTGTTGGTGGAGATATATTCTTAGGATTTATTTCAGCTGTTGCATTTGCTACTATTTTAGCTGTTGTTTCAGGACTTACACTAGCTGGTGCATCTGCAATATCTCATGATATTTATGCTAATGTAATTTGTAAAGGTAAAGCTGATGAAGCAAAAGAAATGGCAGTTTCAAAAAGATCTGTTATTATTATTGGTGTTGTTGGTGTTGCATTAGGTATTGCTTTTGAACATCAAAATATTGCATTTATGGTAGGACTTGCATTTGCTATTGCAGCATCTGCAAATTTCCCAATTCTTTTCTTATCAATTTATTGGTCTAAATTAACTACAAGAGGTGCATTTATTGGTGGACTTATGGGTCTTATCACTGCTGTTGTACTTGTGATATTAGGTCCTGTTGTTTGGGTCTCTGTATTAGGAAATGAAGAAGCTATCTTCCCTTATAAACACCCTGCACTATTCTCTGTTGCTGTTGCATTTATAAGTATTTGGTTCTTCTCAATTACTGATAAATCGCAAAGAGCAAAAGATGAAATTCATGCTTTCGAAGCACAAAAAGTTAGAGCGGAAACTGGTTTCGGCGCTGATGGTGCTGTTGATCACTAG
- a CDS encoding DUF485 domain-containing protein, whose translation MNDELVQRIKNNPKYQELIKKRSSFSIKLAIFVLVMFYAYILTIAFEPTLLGTKLGDGVMTVAFPIAAAIIVISFITTLIYVKRANGEFEDLTNEIREDIKDAL comes from the coding sequence ATGAATGATGAGTTAGTACAACGAATCAAAAACAACCCAAAGTATCAAGAACTAATTAAAAAAAGGTCAAGTTTTTCAATCAAACTTGCAATTTTTGTATTAGTTATGTTTTATGCATACATTTTAACTATAGCATTTGAACCAACTTTATTAGGTACAAAATTAGGTGATGGTGTAATGACAGTAGCATTTCCAATTGCAGCAGCTATTATTGTTATTAGTTTTATTACTACATTAATTTATGTAAAAAGAGCAAATGGTGAATTTGAAGATTTAACAAATGAAATAAGAGAAGATATAAAGGATGCATTATAA
- a CDS encoding 3'-5' exonuclease, producing the protein MFNKFLKNWNRKKLKDKKYDFLFDEPLNNEYVCLDCETTGLSPRKDEILSIGAVHIKDNKVIMRETFNIFVKPSKNISAESIKIHHIRPIDLENAVSPKKAILKLLDFIGSRPIVGYYIKFDIAMISKYTKQYIGINLPNESIEVSSMFFKSKKKTSEYEFIDLKFDTIMKELDIPSLGKHDALNDAIMTSMMFLKLRNLTPAKTTFYTS; encoded by the coding sequence ATGTTTAACAAGTTTTTAAAAAATTGGAATAGAAAAAAATTAAAAGATAAGAAATATGACTTCTTATTTGATGAACCTTTAAATAATGAATATGTATGTCTAGATTGTGAGACAACAGGGTTAAGCCCAAGAAAAGACGAAATACTTTCTATTGGTGCAGTTCATATAAAAGATAATAAGGTAATTATGAGAGAAACGTTTAATATTTTTGTTAAGCCTTCAAAAAATATTAGTGCTGAATCTATTAAAATTCATCATATACGTCCTATAGATTTAGAAAATGCAGTAAGTCCTAAAAAAGCAATACTAAAATTATTAGATTTTATTGGCTCTCGTCCAATAGTTGGCTATTACATAAAATTTGATATAGCAATGATCTCAAAATACACTAAACAATATATTGGAATAAACTTACCAAATGAAAGTATTGAAGTATCATCAATGTTTTTTAAATCAAAGAAAAAAACTAGTGAATATGAATTTATTGATTTAAAATTTGATACTATTATGAAAGAACTAGATATTCCATCTTTAGGAAAACATGATGCTTTAAATGATGCAATTATGACATCAATGATGTTTTTAAAACTTAGAAACTTAACTCCAGCAAAAACAACATTTTACACAAGCTAA
- a CDS encoding DUF294 nucleotidyltransferase-like domain-containing protein: MSLRDQEDFLSNIHPFEVLNQNQINDCIKHMDIAYYPKDSTLICPSKISNHFFIIIKGSVYEYSDDEVVMDYHQEDSFDANSLIYNETKHTFKVHEDLICYELEKKTFLKLIEENQKFKDFFLKNLVNKIQTLKDKEYTSELSSFMIAKVEDTIIHEACIVDENTKLIDAIEKSMNFKTSTIIVKKEDETYGIITDSLLKVKVLLEKRTLDIPVSDIAVFPLMTICNDDYLFEALTVLIKRNIKRIGVTNNEGKMIGVLEQIDVLSHFANNTYVVDTKIKKAKTIEELKNSSNDLINIIKSLQAKGVKVNHISNLIGQLNTKVYQKLYNLVVPTELKKDACLIVMGSEGRNEQIIKTDQDNALVIKDGVDVNLYRPYMEKLTAHLIDFGYPPCEGNIMVSNPFWCKTVSEYKEETKRWIDAPDMQNYMDLAIFFDSFAVAGDKQLLINLKDDLFDKLHDKDVFMAYFAKATLAFDTPSTVANFMTKVHYIDIKKTAVFPIVQGIRSLALREKIRETTTVKRIKILEQRKVLEKEKAAELLEAFDVVNTLRLKSQLVKILENKEINNEIDTHNLGKIERDLLKDSFKIVIDFKKFIAYSFKTDKIS; encoded by the coding sequence ATGAGCTTAAGAGATCAAGAAGACTTTCTTTCAAATATACATCCTTTCGAAGTTTTAAATCAAAATCAAATCAACGATTGTATTAAACATATGGATATAGCTTATTATCCAAAAGATTCAACATTAATTTGTCCAAGTAAAATATCTAATCATTTCTTTATTATTATAAAAGGTTCAGTTTATGAATATAGTGATGATGAAGTTGTTATGGATTATCATCAAGAAGATTCCTTTGATGCTAACTCTTTAATATATAATGAAACAAAACATACTTTTAAAGTTCATGAAGATTTAATTTGTTACGAATTAGAAAAGAAAACATTTTTAAAGCTAATTGAAGAAAATCAAAAATTTAAAGATTTTTTTTTAAAAAACCTTGTAAATAAAATTCAAACATTAAAAGACAAAGAGTATACATCTGAATTATCATCTTTTATGATTGCAAAAGTTGAAGATACAATTATACATGAAGCTTGTATAGTTGATGAGAATACAAAATTAATAGATGCTATTGAAAAATCAATGAACTTTAAAACATCAACAATTATTGTAAAAAAAGAAGATGAAACTTATGGGATAATTACAGATTCACTTCTAAAAGTTAAAGTATTATTAGAGAAAAGAACTCTTGATATACCAGTATCTGATATTGCGGTATTCCCATTAATGACTATTTGTAATGATGACTACTTATTTGAAGCACTTACAGTTTTAATCAAAAGAAATATCAAAAGAATTGGTGTAACAAATAATGAAGGTAAAATGATTGGTGTTTTAGAACAAATTGATGTTCTATCACATTTTGCTAATAATACATATGTTGTTGATACAAAAATCAAGAAAGCTAAAACAATTGAAGAATTAAAAAATTCAAGTAATGATTTAATTAATATTATTAAAAGTTTACAAGCAAAAGGTGTGAAAGTAAACCATATCTCAAATTTGATTGGACAACTAAATACAAAAGTTTACCAAAAACTATATAACTTAGTTGTTCCAACTGAACTTAAAAAAGATGCATGTTTGATTGTTATGGGAAGTGAAGGAAGAAATGAGCAAATCATAAAAACTGACCAAGACAATGCATTAGTTATTAAAGATGGCGTTGACGTAAATTTATATCGACCTTATATGGAAAAACTGACAGCACATCTTATAGATTTTGGTTATCCTCCTTGTGAAGGTAATATTATGGTTTCTAATCCATTTTGGTGTAAAACTGTTAGTGAATATAAAGAAGAGACAAAAAGATGGATCGATGCTCCTGATATGCAAAATTATATGGATTTAGCTATTTTCTTTGATTCTTTTGCAGTTGCAGGAGACAAGCAACTTTTAATTAATTTAAAAGATGATTTATTTGATAAACTACATGACAAAGATGTTTTTATGGCATATTTTGCAAAAGCTACTTTAGCTTTTGACACACCTAGTACGGTTGCAAATTTTATGACAAAAGTACATTATATAGATATTAAAAAAACTGCAGTTTTCCCAATTGTTCAAGGTATTAGATCATTAGCATTAAGAGAAAAAATTAGAGAAACTACAACAGTAAAAAGAATCAAAATATTAGAGCAAAGAAAAGTTTTAGAAAAAGAAAAAGCTGCCGAATTACTTGAAGCTTTTGATGTTGTAAATACTTTAAGATTAAAGTCTCAACTAGTTAAAATACTTGAAAATAAAGAAATAAACAATGAAATAGATACTCATAACCTTGGTAAAATTGAACGAGATTTATTAAAAGATTCTTTCAAAATTGTAATTGATTTTAAAAAGTTTATAGCCTACTCTTTTAAAACAGATAAGATTTCATAA